The Opitutaceae bacterium genome has a window encoding:
- a CDS encoding YraN family protein encodes MQPMFERLWNLTKRGRSPDVPAEVSAATTGSAGERAAADHLVRVKGMHVLARNWREGKDEIDLVCRDGEILVFVEVKTRRAGARVPGYFTVNGRKKKALLRAIRAYRARVSPKPASVRFDVVEVESTDGEPGQIRHFENVSLFSKAFARSR; translated from the coding sequence ATGCAGCCGATGTTCGAGCGGTTGTGGAATCTCACGAAGCGGGGTCGGTCCCCCGATGTCCCGGCCGAGGTCTCTGCCGCGACCACCGGCTCAGCGGGCGAACGGGCCGCGGCGGATCATCTCGTTCGGGTGAAAGGGATGCATGTCCTGGCCCGGAACTGGCGGGAAGGAAAGGACGAGATCGACCTGGTGTGCCGGGACGGGGAGATCCTCGTTTTTGTCGAGGTGAAGACCCGGCGGGCCGGCGCGCGGGTCCCGGGCTATTTCACGGTCAACGGACGCAAGAAGAAGGCGTTGTTGCGGGCGATTCGCGCCTACCGAGCCCGGGTCTCGCCGAAGCCGGCCTCCGTTCGCTTCGATGTGGTCGAAGTCGAATCGACCGACGGGGAGCCCGGCCAGATCCGGCATTTTGAAAATGTTTCTCTTTTCTCCAAAGCGTTTGCCAGATCCCGATGA
- the zwf gene encoding glucose-6-phosphate dehydrogenase, with protein MVDKENKRHPFLEGLSKHRGAPPTVMVIFGASGDLTARKLIPAIYNLAYDGLLPADFRLIGFGRKPIPDEDFRKISREAVEEFSRREIDDAIWARVEEGTFYRSGGYDETAAFDQLRKDIEGMEQQIGRDLQSLFYVSTPPTVFEPIIENLGQAGLAARHLGSPQASKVVIEKPFGRDLESARHLNKVISGVFREDQVYRIDHYLGKETVQDLLVQRFANAIFEPLMNRRYVDCVQITVAEDLGVGSRGGYYEGSGATRDMIQNHTMQLLSLTAMEPPVSLDPESIRDEKVKLLKAVQPVDLKPESGDVVRGQYGEGLIGGQRVPDYRQEAGVDPESNTETYAALRLSINNWRWAGVPFYLRSGKRMARRVSEIAIIFKSPPGGLFSDSKQFNLAQNTLAFQIQPDEGSTVTLNAKTPGLETRTQPVRMHFRYSTTFGSNTPEAYERLVLDAMIGDSTLFIRGDETEASWKLITPLHDFWDSVGRRGMESYASGSWGPLAAERLLWENRHEWRRP; from the coding sequence ATGGTGGACAAGGAAAACAAGCGTCATCCCTTTCTTGAGGGCTTGAGCAAGCACCGGGGGGCACCGCCCACCGTCATGGTCATCTTCGGGGCCTCCGGCGACTTGACCGCGAGGAAGCTGATTCCGGCCATTTACAACCTGGCCTACGACGGGCTTCTACCGGCCGATTTCCGGTTGATCGGTTTTGGCCGCAAGCCGATACCTGACGAGGATTTCCGGAAGATCTCGCGGGAGGCGGTCGAGGAATTCTCGCGCCGGGAGATCGACGACGCCATCTGGGCGCGGGTGGAGGAGGGCACCTTTTACCGGTCCGGGGGTTACGATGAAACCGCCGCCTTCGATCAATTGCGCAAGGATATTGAGGGCATGGAACAGCAGATCGGCCGCGATCTCCAGAGCCTCTTTTACGTCTCGACGCCGCCGACGGTCTTCGAGCCGATCATCGAGAATCTGGGACAGGCCGGCCTGGCGGCCCGGCACCTTGGATCCCCCCAGGCGTCCAAGGTGGTCATTGAGAAGCCGTTCGGTCGGGATCTGGAGTCGGCCCGCCACCTCAACAAGGTGATCTCAGGTGTGTTTCGGGAAGATCAGGTCTACCGGATTGACCACTATCTGGGCAAGGAGACGGTCCAGGACCTCCTGGTCCAGCGTTTTGCCAATGCGATTTTCGAACCCCTGATGAACCGTCGTTACGTGGACTGCGTGCAGATCACCGTGGCGGAGGATCTGGGGGTGGGTTCACGCGGGGGCTACTACGAGGGTAGCGGGGCCACCCGCGACATGATCCAGAATCACACCATGCAGCTGCTCAGCCTGACGGCGATGGAGCCTCCGGTCTCCCTCGATCCCGAGTCGATCCGGGACGAGAAGGTCAAGTTGCTCAAGGCTGTCCAGCCAGTGGATCTGAAGCCCGAGAGCGGCGATGTTGTCAGGGGGCAATACGGCGAGGGATTGATCGGAGGGCAACGTGTCCCGGATTACCGGCAGGAAGCGGGGGTTGATCCCGAGTCGAATACCGAGACGTATGCGGCGCTGCGGCTCTCGATCAACAATTGGCGATGGGCCGGGGTACCGTTCTACCTGCGCTCAGGAAAGCGGATGGCACGGCGGGTCAGTGAGATCGCGATCATCTTCAAGAGTCCGCCCGGAGGTCTCTTTTCCGATTCGAAGCAGTTCAATCTCGCCCAGAACACCCTGGCCTTTCAGATCCAGCCGGACGAGGGATCGACGGTCACCCTGAATGCCAAGACCCCGGGCCTTGAAACCCGGACCCAGCCGGTCCGCATGCATTTCCGTTACAGCACGACATTCGGATCGAACACACCGGAGGCCTACGAGCGCCTGGTTCTCGATGCGATGATCGGAGACAGCACGCTCTTCATCCGCGGTGACGAAACCGAAGCTTCCTGGAAGCTGATCACCCCGTTGCACGATTTCTGGGACTCGGTCGGTCGACGGGGTATGGAATCCTACGCGAGCGGATCCTGGGGGCCTCTCGCCGCCGAGCGGTTGCTCTGGGAAAACCGCCACGAGTGGCGCCGGCCGTAA
- a CDS encoding glucose-6-phosphate dehydrogenase assembly protein OpcA, translating to MPAIFNALPGFEVPMSSVLGTLASLWEMGKPGAKSAPSEFRASQMNLVLHLGHDHTPESARRMFDAVLRFAQRYPCRIVALCPRMSETGSDELGAKVFGECYIGKSRAEMSCCEAVIVGYPNSQRGFLENQVTTLIESDLPLYYWPSRVRSGPKIADYGFFLNQAKRIVIDSAIENETVLAFNWPKPENLRDLADARLLQVRQSVGQFLSSYPPSELIRDLARVEIAAEPGLKAEAGFLRKWVEGNLRACAEDSGGAVSEPVVEVRPSLEEGGSMAMAWVYTDGRSFTWSVDFESGRASIESNLGGTRVSRSSIVRLLTTERALGEALFF from the coding sequence ATGCCAGCGATTTTTAACGCCCTTCCCGGCTTCGAGGTTCCGATGAGTTCGGTCCTCGGAACCCTGGCCTCCCTCTGGGAAATGGGGAAACCCGGCGCAAAGTCGGCTCCCTCCGAGTTCCGGGCATCCCAGATGAACCTGGTCCTCCATCTGGGGCACGATCATACCCCGGAATCGGCCCGCCGGATGTTTGATGCCGTCCTGCGTTTCGCCCAGCGTTACCCCTGCCGGATTGTCGCACTCTGCCCACGCATGTCGGAAACGGGAAGCGATGAGCTCGGGGCGAAGGTGTTTGGCGAGTGCTACATTGGAAAATCCCGGGCCGAGATGAGCTGCTGCGAAGCGGTCATTGTCGGGTATCCCAACTCGCAGCGCGGTTTTCTGGAGAATCAGGTGACGACGCTGATCGAGAGCGACCTGCCGCTTTATTATTGGCCGTCGCGGGTTCGGAGCGGGCCCAAGATCGCCGACTACGGTTTTTTCCTGAATCAGGCGAAACGGATCGTCATTGATTCGGCGATCGAGAATGAGACGGTTCTCGCCTTCAACTGGCCCAAGCCGGAGAACCTCCGCGATCTTGCGGATGCGCGTCTGCTCCAGGTCCGCCAGTCCGTGGGGCAGTTTCTGAGCAGTTATCCCCCGTCGGAACTGATCCGCGATCTGGCCAGAGTGGAGATCGCGGCGGAGCCCGGCTTGAAGGCTGAAGCCGGCTTTCTTCGGAAGTGGGTCGAGGGGAACCTCCGTGCCTGTGCGGAAGATTCTGGAGGCGCGGTCAGCGAACCGGTGGTTGAGGTCCGGCCATCGTTGGAAGAAGGGGGATCGATGGCGATGGCTTGGGTCTACACCGATGGTCGGTCGTTCACTTGGTCGGTGGATTTCGAGTCCGGACGGGCTTCAATCGAGTCGAACCTGGGGGGGACGCGGGTGAGCCGGAGCTCGATCGTGCGGCTGCTGACGACCGAGCGGGCCCTGGGTGAGGCGCTCTTCTTCTGA
- the tyrS gene encoding tyrosine--tRNA ligase, translating into MNLMDDLRWRGLLVDCTHPDELEGHLQAGMVTLYAGFDPTADSLHVGSLVPLLTLRRFQLAGHRPIALAGGATGMIGDPSGRTTERQLLTRERLETNIAGVKTQLHRLLDFSPSLTNAALLCDNASWFAPIGFLDFLRETGKHFTVNMMIAKESVRARMEDRESGISFTEFSYMLLQAHDFWHLNQAEGCTLQIGGSDQWGNITAGIDLCRKKSSVQTYGLSLPLITNADGSKFGKSVAGAVWLDPTKTSPYRFYQYFIQTDDRDVIPRLKLFTFLSHQEIEALAAAHEERPHAREAHQALARELTTLVHGEDATKDAIRATQVLFGGSIDGISETALADLATEVPNHHLPSGEFGSGLPLVDLLVKTGLSHSKGQARKDIQGGGAYVNNQRWDDPLAVVTPESLLFDRFLLLRKGKRNYAALVVGQ; encoded by the coding sequence ATGAATCTGATGGACGATCTTCGCTGGCGCGGCCTGCTTGTCGACTGCACTCACCCCGATGAGTTGGAAGGGCATCTGCAAGCGGGGATGGTCACGCTCTACGCAGGCTTCGACCCGACGGCCGACAGCCTCCACGTCGGAAGTCTCGTCCCGCTTCTGACTCTCCGGCGTTTCCAGCTGGCGGGACACCGCCCGATCGCCCTCGCAGGGGGAGCCACCGGTATGATCGGAGATCCCAGCGGCCGCACCACCGAGAGACAGCTTCTCACCCGGGAACGGCTCGAAACCAATATTGCCGGCGTCAAGACCCAGCTGCACCGTCTGCTCGATTTCTCACCGTCACTGACCAACGCCGCCCTGCTCTGTGACAACGCAAGCTGGTTCGCCCCGATCGGCTTTCTGGATTTTCTGCGCGAAACCGGCAAGCACTTCACGGTCAACATGATGATCGCCAAGGAAAGCGTTCGGGCGCGGATGGAAGACCGCGAATCCGGGATCAGCTTCACCGAATTCAGCTACATGCTTCTGCAGGCGCATGATTTCTGGCACCTCAATCAGGCCGAGGGCTGCACCCTGCAGATCGGCGGTTCCGACCAATGGGGCAATATCACGGCGGGCATCGATCTCTGCCGGAAGAAATCATCGGTCCAGACCTACGGCCTCTCCCTTCCCCTGATCACCAATGCCGACGGAAGCAAGTTCGGCAAGAGCGTGGCTGGCGCCGTCTGGCTCGATCCGACCAAGACCAGTCCTTACCGATTCTACCAGTACTTCATCCAGACGGACGATCGCGACGTCATTCCCCGGCTGAAGCTCTTCACTTTTCTTTCGCACCAGGAAATCGAAGCGCTGGCCGCCGCCCACGAGGAACGCCCCCACGCCCGCGAGGCCCATCAGGCCCTGGCGCGCGAGCTGACGACCCTCGTCCACGGAGAGGACGCCACCAAGGATGCGATCCGCGCCACCCAGGTCCTCTTCGGCGGGTCCATCGATGGAATCTCCGAAACCGCCCTCGCCGATCTGGCGACCGAGGTGCCCAACCACCATCTCCCGTCGGGCGAGTTCGGATCCGGGCTCCCCCTCGTCGATCTGCTCGTGAAGACAGGGCTATCGCATTCCAAGGGTCAGGCCCGCAAGGACATCCAGGGCGGCGGTGCCTATGTGAACAATCAACGCTGGGACGACCCGCTCGCGGTCGTCACGCCCGAATCGCTCCTCTTCGATCGCTTCCTGCTTCTTCGCAAGGGCAAGCGCAACTACGCCGCCCTGGTCGTCGGGCAGTAA
- a CDS encoding redoxin domain-containing protein: MALAKGVKAPDFALKSKQPEGLVEYKLSDNFGKRPTVLLFFPLAFTSVCESELCSIRDSMKDYEDLNAAVYGISVDSPFSLEVFARQNKLNFPLLSDFNKQVSQAYDVLYADLLGFKGVSKRSAFVVGSDGNILFSSSSDDAKVLPDFNAVKAALAG; encoded by the coding sequence ATGGCATTGGCAAAAGGCGTTAAGGCCCCCGATTTCGCATTGAAAAGCAAGCAGCCCGAGGGGCTCGTCGAGTACAAACTGAGCGATAATTTCGGCAAAAGGCCGACGGTTCTGCTCTTTTTCCCCCTCGCGTTCACCAGCGTCTGCGAATCCGAGCTGTGCTCAATCCGCGATTCCATGAAGGACTATGAGGACCTGAACGCCGCCGTCTACGGGATCAGTGTCGACAGTCCGTTTTCGCTCGAGGTGTTTGCCCGGCAGAACAAGCTGAATTTCCCCCTCTTGAGCGACTTCAACAAGCAGGTAAGCCAGGCCTATGACGTGCTTTATGCCGATCTCCTCGGCTTCAAGGGCGTTTCCAAGAGGTCGGCCTTCGTGGTGGGCAGCGACGGCAACATTCTCTTCAGCTCTTCGAGCGACGACGCGAAGGTCCTGCCCGACTTCAACGCGGTCAAAGCCGCTCTTGCCGGCTAG